Genomic segment of Esox lucius isolate fEsoLuc1 chromosome 15, fEsoLuc1.pri, whole genome shotgun sequence:
TTGATGACAATTGACATTTTGTGTGGACGCACCCGACTGACAAATTTGAAACTAGCCAATCTAAGCAAAGAACATTAAGGTGGGTAACTAGCAATCGATTCATgcgaaatctgatattgtgtgAAACTTTCTTGTAGTAAAACAGTTTGCAAGCATGTGTCAGCAAGCCAAACCGTACCAGCAGCCAGGGTTCTGTAGTTAgttatgctagctaacattagcaaccTGCTTAGCGTCGTCCGGGAACTTGTTCACAAcatgtatattaaaatgtagACTTCCTAACTATTCatagaaatgtaaatatagATGACTGTCATGTTGGGCAAAGCTACTTGCTGGCTGTCACGCTAATAATGCCTAAAGTTGAACTCCCTAGCTAACTTAGCGTGCTAGGTACAGTCAGAAATTGTTTATATTTGAAAATACTAGCTATTTCACACGGACACATCTCATTTGTTGTGCTAGGGTGCAGAACGACACTGTAGGTATTACACGCGGTTGGGGTTTAAATAGGCTTAATTGTAGTAGCTAGGGATCATTTACCCAATATTCGACCCAATAATACGTTTCTTCGAGTTGAAACGTGTGTTGTTCATTTGGGGCGATGACTCAGCTAATCATGATCAAATTAAGTTTGCCCACAGCTTCCCTGGGTGTTCAGATGATGGAACTACGATGAGCTAACCTCAATTGTGGAATTTGTGGTTtggccttcaaaataaaagacctCGTTTGAAACTGTTGTGAAAGGATACACACAGTGGAATCGCGCCATATTTGGACTAGCGAATCCCAAATAATCAGGGGCGGAGTTTAgctttttattctttttaatttttttgtgagcCAAGTGTTTAAAATCTGGGTCCAATCTACCTGATTTCCCATTTTTAATATATAGGCAAATTGAATTTTAGTTCCATTAACAAATATTTGAGTATGTTCGATTAACCACGATAAACCGAAATGTGTACCTGAATTTACTATACAAGGCCTTGCTTCTAGCTGCTGTCTGATCAGAATCATCACTGTCTTCCCTACCTTTCTCACTTGATGCTGCAGTGCTGTTTGTAGGTCTCCTACAATTATATCTTGCTTTTCCTGCTCAAAAACTTAACTACTGAAGACATTTATCAGGGGCTTATACTTTCTTTTTTGACTGTCAGACATTGTAGTTGAGTTTTTTTGTTAGGGTAGGTTAGCTAGGGCAATCATACCTATTATGGCCACATACCCTTTAAGCCCACTTCCGTCTTTggattgaaaatatttttatgatatGTAATCCAtgtagctttttatttttattctgttgCAAGTTACATGTTCAGCTTCAAGAATTGTCTGGTACAATACCGAATTCATGATTGACTCAACGATGACAAGttggccctgaggcagcaaatatgcagccccaaaccataatgccaccgccTCCATGCCTTTTGGTTAGtgtgaggttcttctgttcaaaggcagtgttttgtttttgccaaacatggcgTCTGGTATTGCGGCCAAACAACTctacctttgactcatctgtccagagcataTTATTCTAGATATTTGAGTCTTTAACCAGGCATTGTAAGGCGTATGTAAGCCATGTCTTGATATTCCTTTTAGAGAGAAGACGCTCCCttcttcctgacctcccatgtaagCCAGGTTTATGTAGTCCTCTTTGTCAGTTGCCCCATGTACTTCAACATTGATTGTGGttagagaggcctgtagatctcTTGATCTTAGGGTTTCCAAagacttctatgagcatctttttgtattttctttggctgaatttggtggAACACtgtgtcctatgtagattgccagtggtctgatgaaaccctTTTATGGTTGAGACTAAGTTTGTTATTATATAAGGCTGGACCCTTCTAAGTTAACTTCTAAGTTAattttcacctgttttgttgcaaaaaatctaattttgtgATAAAATTgctttcatgtttattttaattgcgtAAATGgtttcattcattacacaaagtgaaacaattCAAGGATTATTTGGCtcacagctcatggaaatcaaaaatccagtatctcaaaatattagaataaaaaatgtatgatgcagaaatgtcaacttttgaagatctctaatcagctaattaactcgaAAACGCCTGCAAAGGATTCCTGAGTAtcttaatttatgcactcaatgcTTGGTCGGcgctccttttgcacaaattattgcatcaatgcggcgtggcatgtaggcaatcagcctgtggcactgttgaggtgttatggaagcccaggctGCTtagatagtggccttcagctcgtctgtgCTGTTGGGGCTGGTATATCTTATTTTCCTtttgacaataccccatagattctctgtggggttcaggtcaggtgagTTGGCTGGcaaatcaagcacagtaataccatgggcaacAAACCAGTTACAAGCAACTTGAattctctccactcttcctccagactctgggcccttgatttccaaatgaaatgcaaaatttattttcatttgaagagaggactttggaccaatGAGCAACGTTCCAGCTCAAtttctccttcgcccaggtaagacgcttctgacttgtctctggttcaggagtggcttgccACTAGGAATGGGACatttgtagcccatttcctggacacgtctgtgcgtggtggcacttgatgcactgactccagcctcagtccactccttgtcaAGTTCCCCCAAGTTTTTGAATCgtctttgcttgacaatcctctcaaagCTGCGGTCATCTcggttgcttgtgcaccttttcctaccataCTATTCCTTTCTAGTCAActtttccatgaatatgctttgatacagcactctgcaaacAGCCAGCCCTATCAGCAGTGACCTTCTGTGGTGTACCCTCCTCGTGGAgggtgttaatgtgtgtcttctggacaactgtcaagtcaacagtcttccccatgattgtggttgtgtgtactgaaggctcaggggGTTAATTaaatgattagagctcttctcaaatttctttagattttctaatattttacagaatgtttttatttccatgagctgtaagctgtaatcatcaagactgaaacaaaaaaggcttgaaatatttcactttgtgtaatgaatctagaatatatgtgtcactttttgatttgaattactggaagaaaaaaaaaacatttccacgatattcaaattttgagacctgtattttgttattgttggtcAGTTTCACATCATTGTGAAGGAATTGAGGGCTCTGTTTATCTGCAGTAACATTGAAAGCTATCAGGAAGCAAAAATTTACAATGTAAAAATTCAAGCTGTAGGataaattaaatgtatgcaagGTCACTTCATTAAATATTAATGTTATGAAGGTATGTTCCTCTTTGTTATGAAATAAGGCTTTGCTCTATAAACCCTCACATCGGACACAGGCATTGGTTACAAATATCCAGGGTGGAAACATCACAACCAGCATATTCCTccaatgcaaatgcaaaataCCGGGCAGTCGGGTCACCTTTTTTGGGTCTTTAAAGAGAGTACAACAGGTAACTATCCTGTTAGGTGAAATGGGACCTTTTTAAATGAGTCAGATGTCATTTGTTCACTGAAGTTCTGTTCATTTGATATTAAGTGTTGGTTGAAGACCTGATAACTTTCCATGGACACAAAGAGAATCTGAAATGGGCCAAATATGTATGTCAAgtcctctttctttccctctcctagGTATGGCGGTGTCGGTACGGGGGCTTTACTTCGTTGTAACCCTGTTTCTGGGAAGTTTCTTTGGCAGCATCTTCATGCTGGGCCCTGTGCTACCTCTAATGCTACTGTCACCAGCCTGGTACCGCTGGATCACAGACCGTATCGTGGCCACCTGGCTTACCCTTCCAGTGGTGCGTCATCTTACCCctcatgtctgtctgtgctcTTAACACCTGCACCGTCTCAGCCTTTGTCTGTTATCGAGCTGCCATCTACATGCTATTTTACCACTGAACTACCCCCTCATGGATAGATCAAGTACTTCTAGGGGTGCTAGTGGCCCTTACTGGAAATGTAATGTCCAAATATactatttttttaaaaacttttttaacCTTTTTACAGAAcaacatacatgttttttttacaggtcATGGTATGCCCTgagtttttgccggaccgcatatgcggagccggccaagaagagcgaatgtctcactgagtgagtgattgactgactaccccttggtAAATAGAGTAGTGGTTAGAAACGCGGACCCTCAACCTATAGGTCCCGCGTTCAAATCtggtcacagtcaaagcaaattatgcattagggtttgttccagatagacaaaaatgttgttggctacaaccttcagtagctgcttTATAGTAAGccgaaaataaaacagttcacgattttcgaagtatgcatccatacatgctttttgggtccGGGTAAACAAAAActtggctacaaccttcagtagctacattgtTATAccctaaaataaatctgtttacggttatattgcaactatttctggtacgcatctgtgcatgttttttggggtaatataggtgAGATCAAAACCCGTTGGGCAGTAAAAGAATAGGGGTTCCCACAATtctctcatgttttcttttgatgaaaaagttatcatcacctgtattgatcattattgtatcaatgtcattcacgaatgaaggaaaaacaaatgttgtggtgccatgaaatagctttggcagtttaaagttcatattcagtctcgctacaaattgctcaattcttatgactattccaagtagtaagttagatactagtaaacctattactggcttataagctgttaaaacagccattggcaaaagccatacatttcacaGATGCAATTTGGGGTggtggtaaacttaataagaaacgttagtcagtttaacacaatgcttagtgATATACAAACTTGGCGTAATGCTAATGCGTGACAAAaggatctaatgttgagatgctggGAGACCCGgttttgaatccagtgagggcaacaacatttatcacttttagtTGCGGGCAGGCTGAACTTGGCTTTTATGGTTCCTTTCATGGTTCTGATCTCTCATTGACcctgttttgtattgtttttggaagcaTTTTAGTTACTGTTGTCTTTGGGTTCATTGTATGGATACAACAGAGTTGTAAAGGACATCAGTACATGTACATTAGAACCAAGTTAAATTATTCTCTATTTCCCTCTCCCTTCTAACCCTCCTTCCAGGCCCTGCTGGAGTTGGTGTTTGGGGTGAAGGTGGTGATCACGGGTGATGGCTTTGTCCCTGGGGAGCGCAGTGTGATTATCATGAACCACCGGACACGTCTGGACTGGATGTTCCTGTGGTGCTGCCTGCTTAGGTACAGCTACCTGCGCCTGGAAAAGATCTGCCTCAAGGCTGCCCTTAAAGCTGTGCCAGGCTTTGGTGGGTGAAggacgcatgcacacacacacacacacacactcacaatgcACACCTTAGCGTGGGTTACACAGTGATTTGAATGTGTGGTCTCTGTTTCAGGCTGGGCCATGCAAGTCGCCTGCTTCATCTTCATAAAGCGTCGGTGGGAGGAGGACCGCAGCCACATGGAGAACATGCTGGACTACTTCTGTGATATCAAAGAGCCCCTGcagctcctcctcttccctgagGGCACTGACCTCACTGGTAACATGTTTCAGTGACACCGAGCACCACCGGTGCTCATACCGTCAGGCTCAGGTCCTGTGGCAGTCATCCTGCATATTCCCCTCATTCTCTGTTTGTGCCTCTCCTGCAGAGTACACAAGAGCACGAAGCGACGAGTTTGCCGAAAAAAACGGTCTGCCTAAGTTTGAGTATGTCCTACACCCACGCACCACCGGGTTCACCTTCATCGTGGACACGCTTCGCAAAGGTCAGGGGTTAGCTTTTCGATCTTTGCTGTTATTTGTGACCAATGTTGTCCTAACATGAAGCCAAGTGGGTGCTTACTTGCAAACTCTTGCTTTAACTTGCTAAAATGCTACACATTAGCTTTCCCATGAGATAACAAGCATATTAATCA
This window contains:
- the lclat1 gene encoding lysocardiolipin acyltransferase 1 isoform X1, whose product is MSNVPAQFLLRPGIGYKYPGWKHHNQHIPPMQMQNTGQSGHLFWVFKESTTGMAVSVRGLYFVVTLFLGSFFGSIFMLGPVLPLMLLSPAWYRWITDRIVATWLTLPVALLELVFGVKVVITGDGFVPGERSVIIMNHRTRLDWMFLWCCLLRYSYLRLEKICLKAALKAVPGFGWAMQVACFIFIKRRWEEDRSHMENMLDYFCDIKEPLQLLLFPEGTDLTEYTRARSDEFAEKNGLPKFEYVLHPRTTGFTFIVDTLRKGDNLDAVHDITVAYPKNIPQTERHLILGQFPREIHFHVRRYEASDLPTSPSELQAWTQERWAEKEVRLRDFYASEPRGFDREGVCRVPPCKTELRVALIKAASLFYWSFFIALSFAGLWLWAPLRLYFLGMMGIYFGQQKLIGGLELLELACHRYWMSVTGDGKKKVVDGKGKKE
- the lclat1 gene encoding lysocardiolipin acyltransferase 1 isoform X2; the protein is MQMQNTGQSGHLFWVFKESTTGMAVSVRGLYFVVTLFLGSFFGSIFMLGPVLPLMLLSPAWYRWITDRIVATWLTLPVALLELVFGVKVVITGDGFVPGERSVIIMNHRTRLDWMFLWCCLLRYSYLRLEKICLKAALKAVPGFGWAMQVACFIFIKRRWEEDRSHMENMLDYFCDIKEPLQLLLFPEGTDLTEYTRARSDEFAEKNGLPKFEYVLHPRTTGFTFIVDTLRKGDNLDAVHDITVAYPKNIPQTERHLILGQFPREIHFHVRRYEASDLPTSPSELQAWTQERWAEKEVRLRDFYASEPRGFDREGVCRVPPCKTELRVALIKAASLFYWSFFIALSFAGLWLWAPLRLYFLGMMGIYFGQQKLIGGLELLELACHRYWMSVTGDGKKKVVDGKGKKE
- the lclat1 gene encoding lysocardiolipin acyltransferase 1 isoform X3 — encoded protein: MAVSVRGLYFVVTLFLGSFFGSIFMLGPVLPLMLLSPAWYRWITDRIVATWLTLPVALLELVFGVKVVITGDGFVPGERSVIIMNHRTRLDWMFLWCCLLRYSYLRLEKICLKAALKAVPGFGWAMQVACFIFIKRRWEEDRSHMENMLDYFCDIKEPLQLLLFPEGTDLTEYTRARSDEFAEKNGLPKFEYVLHPRTTGFTFIVDTLRKGDNLDAVHDITVAYPKNIPQTERHLILGQFPREIHFHVRRYEASDLPTSPSELQAWTQERWAEKEVRLRDFYASEPRGFDREGVCRVPPCKTELRVALIKAASLFYWSFFIALSFAGLWLWAPLRLYFLGMMGIYFGQQKLIGGLELLELACHRYWMSVTGDGKKKVVDGKGKKE